The nucleotide sequence CGGCAACAACGTCGCGCAGACGCAAGCGCTGCCCAACGGCGAGAAGCTCAACACCTCGGTAACGCTGCAGCAGGCCTTCAATTTCAGCGCGGCCGACGGCTCGCCCAGCGTTTTCCTGGCGCTGCAGAACCTGTACGACACGCTCAACAACGCCCAAACGACCGACGAGAGCACGACGGCCGTGAACCAATCCGGCCAAGCGATCGCGGCGGGCACGACGTACGCGCAAATGCTCACGGGCGCGGTTCCGCAGATTCTTGCGACCCCGCTTACGGCCGACTCCACCGGTAACGTCTCGATCTCGATTGCGTCAGGGCAGGACACCAACGGCACCACGATCACGTTCGGCCCCGGCGACACGATGGCGAGCATCGTCGCCAAGATCAACGCCCAGACCGGCGTCACCGGCGTATCGGCGGCGTTCGACTTCCAGACGCAGCGGCTCTCGCTGACCAGCGCGAGCAATCAGTCGTTTCAAGTTACCGACGTGTCGAGCCCCGGCGCGGCCAATACGGGCAACTTCGTCGCGGCCTTCAACCTCAACAATCAGGCCGACTTCGTCAACAACCTTTCCACCCAGCTCGGCGACATCGACCACATCACGCAAGTGATGCTCAACGCCCGGGCGCAGGTGGGATCGACGATACAGCAAGCGGGTGCGCTCAACAACACCTCGGACAGTACCGTCACCAACGATACCGCGGTTCAATCCAGTATCGAAGACACGAACATACCCAAGGCAACAACTCAGTTTTCACTCGCTCAAACGGCCTTGCAAGCTGCGTACGGCACGACGTCGCAGCTGGAACAGAAAGACCTGTTCGACTACCTCCAATAATCCTTTACGCGAATCTAGTCCTTACACGAATCCACGAAAAGCAGGTGATTCAAATGGAGTCTAAGACGGAATCGGTGAAGGCGACGCTGGTGAGTCTCCCTCGATTTGGGGATCTCGCCTATCGCGAAACCGACGTTATCGAGTTTCCGTGGGGGATGCCGGGATTTGACAACCTCCACCGGTGGCT is from Candidatus Baltobacteraceae bacterium and encodes:
- the flgL gene encoding flagellar hook-associated protein FlgL encodes the protein MRISTDSIYDQQIASIDNITAQEALYGQQLSSGKAVNVPGDDPTQIAQDLNVRTDIGVQTQVGENLTNVSSQLTTVDGALSSLTSVLQSARSLAIEGASDTNTPSQLQEIAHQVYQLLQQSVGIANTQYGGSYVFAGTATPSSAPVVLTGSPATAVTFNGNNVAQTQALPNGEKLNTSVTLQQAFNFSAADGSPSVFLALQNLYDTLNNAQTTDESTTAVNQSGQAIAAGTTYAQMLTGAVPQILATPLTADSTGNVSISIASGQDTNGTTITFGPGDTMASIVAKINAQTGVTGVSAAFDFQTQRLSLTSASNQSFQVTDVSSPGAANTGNFVAAFNLNNQADFVNNLSTQLGDIDHITQVMLNARAQVGSTIQQAGALNNTSDSTVTNDTAVQSSIEDTNIPKATTQFSLAQTALQAAYGTTSQLEQKDLFDYLQ